The following are encoded together in the Drosophila sechellia strain sech25 chromosome 3R, ASM438219v1, whole genome shotgun sequence genome:
- the LOC6606443 gene encoding uncharacterized protein LOC6606443 yields the protein MNHLSHLLEHLRTQKLLHSIGFLDFRWLHGCNQNSERKYSTKFSDFIEQKVEIELSCCMGNNLITSGKPSQRREKRLFERLSCSYAQAPNRMELNLNPLLAIARSIAAPPTPPPTPEKLDSDKDKECSSKAAIELLPNEMWLEVMSYLSYNDLQQLRMVSWRCRDLVHRRRFMEKGKVIVTQHNLEAIHKHAKGGNCYLSFERIELRNLRQCRQLENFLRLVGHEVKHLQVRHAPVFRNLDGKLPNLKVLTIATTSSMDDQHLKEMDDLDMKQFSHLVGFECDGVSLDSVLKMRWLLQLRRRENKVQLRHLQFEFRRNNENALLDVLQDHADTLVCVDLFFSCSPGIDTVQWCHAFENMHNLRTLKLSGNCHLVLLEAVLRAVPESAPIRQLDLTGMLSLTNELLLYIAGKWQSTLKVLDLMFCVQLNANCIDALRQLSGRLEALTMAYCRELTGMGLLQGLAGEINYSLQELHLEETIFLDESSMCQLLERLPNLRRLSLDNCRQAVTDRTMATICQYQTRLRNLNIDYCMKITDQGLMGYGDTPYPISRLRGLKELNLRGCRNVTDSSLKVGLKLPELRALSLGYCNRLTSEGFEALTQNCPSLEALCVSSCMAVDDETVLNIVSNLKRLRILNLSNCVKLSLQSIHHILAHGHNLVELIACSIDGMDHEQAQRILEAQRPQMKQVLL from the exons ATGAACCATCTGAGCCACCTCCTGGAACATCTGCGGACGCAGAAACTCCTCCATTCGATAGGGTTTTTGGATTTCCGTTGGCTTCATG GTTGTAACCAAAACTCTGAAAGAAAATACTCAACAAAATTCAGTGACTTCATCGAACAGAAGGTTGAGATTGAATTGAGTTGCTGCATGGGGAATAATCTGATAACGAGTGGAAAACCGAGTCAGCGCCGTGAAAAGAGGCTTTTCGAGAGGCTGAGCTGCAGCTACGCTCAG GCCCCCAACAGAATGGAGTTGAacttgaatcctctgctggcGATCGCCCGTTCCATTGCGGCGCCACCGACACCGCCCCCAACCCCGGAAAAGTTGGACTCGGATAAGGATAAGGAGTGTTCCTCCAAAGCTGCCATCGAACTGCTGCCCAACGAGATGTGGCTGGAGGTCATGTCCTACCTTTCGTACAACGACCTGCAGCAATTGCGCATGGTGTCCTGGCGGTGCCGTGATCTGGTTCATCGTCGCCGATTCATGGAGAAGGGCAAGGTGATAGTGACGCAACACAACCTGGAGGCGATCCACAAGCATGCGAAGGGCGGAAACTGCTATTTGAGCTTCGAGCGGATTGAACTAAGGAATCTACGTCAGTGCCGCCAGTTGGAGAACTTTCTGCGTCTCGTGGGCCACGAAGTGAAGCATCTGCAAGTGCGCCATGCTCCAGTTTTTCGGAATCTGGATGGCAAGTTACCAAACCTTAAGGTTCTGACCATTGCCACGACCAGTTCCATGGATGACCAGCATCTAAAGGAGATGGATGACCTGGACATGAAGCAGTTTTCCCACCTTGTGGGATTCGAATGCGATGGCGTGAGTTTGGACTCGGTGCTTAAAATGCGCTGGTTGTTGCAGCTGCGACGAAGGGAGAACAAGGTGCAACTGCGACACCTGCAATTCGAATTCCGGCGGAACAACGAAAACGCTCTACTTGATGTCCTACAGGATCATGCGGACACCTTGGTGTGCGTGGACTTATTCTTCAGCTGCTCGCCGGGCATCGATACAGTTCAATGGTGCCACGCGTTCGAAAACATGCACAATCTGCGCACTCTCAAGCTTTCGGGAAATTGTCATCTGGTCCTGTTGGAAGCTGTCCTAAGAGCCGTTCCGGAGTCAGCACCAATCCGTCAACTGGACTTGACCGGAATGTTATCGCTCACCAACGAATTACTGCTCTATATAGCTGGCAAGTGGCAGAGCACTCTGAAGGTGCTGGACCTAATGTTTTGTGTCCAACTCAACGCCAATTGCATTGATGCACTGCGCCAGCTGAGTGGTCGGCTGGAGGCACTGACCATGGCTTATTGCAGAGAGCTGACTGGAATGGGTTTGCTTCAAGGGCTGGCCGGCGAAATTAACTACAGCCTGCAGGAGCTGCATCTGGAGGAAACCATATTCTTGGACGAGAGCTCCATGTGCCAGCTGCTGGAGCGACTGCCCAATCTTCGACGCCTCAGTTTGGATAACTGCCGCCAAGCGGTGACGGATCGCACAATGGCCACCATTTGCCA ATACCAGACAAGACTGCGAAATCTTAACATCGATTACTGTATGAAGATTACGGATCAAGGCCTGATGGGATATGGAGACACTCCCTATCCTATAAGTCGACTACGCGGGTTGAAGGAACTTAACCTTAGGGGCTGTCGCAATGTCACGGATAGTTCTCTAAAGGTTGGACTGAAGTTACCAGAGCTGCGAGCCCTATCCCTGGGCTACTGCAACCGTCTCACTTCAGAGGGATTCGAGGCATTGACCCAAAACTGTCCATCCCTGGAGGCACTTTGTGTGTCCAGTTGCATGGCAGTGGATGATGAGACTGTACTGAATATTGTAAGCAATCTAAAGCGTTTGCGAATTCTCAACCTGAGCAACTGCGTCAAGTTGAGCCTGCAATCGATCCACCACATCCTGGCCCATGGACACAATCTAGTCGAGCTGATCGCCTGCTCCATAGACGGCATGGATCATGAGCAGGCCCAGCGCATTCTGGAGGCGCAGCGACCACAAATGAAGCAGGTGCTTCTATAG
- the LOC6606444 gene encoding pyrokinin-1 receptor: protein MSVGNMSHDLGPPRDPLAIVIPVTVVYSLIFITGVVGNISTCIVIKKNRSMHTATNYYLFSLAISDFLLLLSGVPQEVSYIWSKYPYVFGEYICIGRGLLAETSANATVLTITAFTVERYIAICHPFLGQAMSKLSRAIRIIVLVWIMAIVTAIPQAAQFGIEHYSGVEQCGIVRVIVKHSFQLSTFIFFLAPMSIILVLYMLIGVHLYRSTLVEGPASVARRQQLKNVPSDTILYRYGGSGTAMSFNGGGSTAGTAGLMGGSGAQLSSVRGRLNHYGTRRVLRMLVAVVVCFFLCWAPFHAQRLIAIYAPARGAKLRDQHEFVYTVMTYVSGVLYYLSTCINPLLYNIMSHKFREAFKAVLFGKKVSKGSLNSRNNIESRRLRRALTNSSQTQRFSIESAEQPKPSIMQNPTNKPPVAAQYAMIGAQVN, encoded by the exons ATGTCCGTTGGCAATATGAGCCATGATCTTGGACCGCCTCGCGATCCGCTGGCCATCGTGATACCCGTAACGGTGGTCTACTCCCTGATTTTCATCACCGGTGTGGTTGGCAACATAAGTACCTGCATTGTGATTAAGAAGAACCGTTCGATGCACACGGCCACGAATTACTACCTCTTCTCGCTGGCCATCTCGGatttcctgctcctgctgtcgGGCGTTCCGCAGGAGGTGTCCTACATCTGGTCCAAGTACCCGTACGTGTTTGGGGAGTACATCTGCATCGGACGCGGTCTGTTGGCGGAGACATCGGCGAATGCCACGGTGCTAACGATTACGGCCTTCACGGTGGAGCGGTATATTGCCATTTGCCATCCGTTTCTGGGCCAGGCCATGAGTAAACTCAGCCGCGCCATTCGCATCATTGTCCTGGTGTGGATTATGGCCATAGTTACGGCCATTCCGCAGGCTGCTCAATTTGGAATCGAGCACTATTCGGGAGTGGAGCAATGCGGCATAGTGCGGGTCATAGTGAAGCACTCATTCCAGCTGTCCACGTTCATATTCTTCCTGGCTCCGATGTCCATTATTCTAGTGTTGTACATGCTCATCGGTGTGCACCTGTATAGATCCACTTTGGTGGAGGGTCCTGCCTCGGTGGCCAGACGGCAGCAGCTGAAGAATGTGCCCAGTGATACGATCCTTTACCGCTATGGTGGATCCGGTACCGCTATGAGTTTCAACGGAGGGGGAAGTACAGCAGGGACAGCGGGATTGATGGGCGGCTCGGGGGCTCAACTCAGCTCGGTGAGAGGTCGGCTCAATCACTATGGCACCCGGCGAGTACTCAGGATGCTAG TGGCCGTTGTGGTGTGCTTCTTCCTCTGCTGGGCCCCCTTCCACGCCCAGCGACTGATTGCCATCTACGCCCCTGCACGGGGGGCCAAACTGCGGGATCAGCACGAGTTTGTCTACACGGTGATGACCTACGTCTCCGGAGTCCTCTACTACTTGTCCACCTGCATCAACCCGCTGTTATATAACATCATGAGCCACAAGTTCCGAGAGGCCTTCAAG GCCGTGCTGTTTGGCAAGAAGGTATCGAAGGGTTCGCTGAACTCGCGAAACAACATCGAATCGCGCCGCCTGCGCAGGGCACTAACCAATTCCAGTCAAACGCAGCGCTTCTCCATTGAGTCGGCGGAGCAGCCGAAACCGTCGATAATGCAG AATCCGACGAACAAACCGCCAGTCGCCGCTCAGTACGCCATGATCGGTGCCCAAGTCAACTAA
- the LOC6606445 gene encoding 10 kDa heat shock protein, mitochondrial — MSNVIKKVIPMLDRILIQRFEVKTTTAGGILLPEESVPKEMQGVVVAVGPGARNPAGAGHLSVGVKEGDRVLLPKYGGTKVDMDDKREYVLFRESDILAKLE; from the coding sequence ATGTCCAACGTTATTAAGAAGGTGATTCCCATGCTGGACCGCATTCTAATCCAGCGTTTCGAGGTGAAGACCACCACCGCGGGCGGCATCCTGCTTCCCGAGGAGTCGGTGCCCAAGGAGATGCAGGGCGTTGTGGTTGCCGTCGGACCCGGAGCCCGCAATCCTGCTGGAGCTGGACACTTGTCCGTTGGCGTCAAGGAGGGCGATCGCGTGCTGCTGCCCAAATACGGTGGCACCAAGGTCGATATGGACGACAAGCGCGAGTATGTCCTGTTCCGCGAGAGCGACATCCTTGCTAAACTGGAATAG